In Streptomyces sp. NBC_00448, the following are encoded in one genomic region:
- a CDS encoding DUF397 domain-containing protein: MTMTDESVYNGMPARNLGEQGWERPWSGPNGGQCVETKQLADGRVAVRQSTDPAGPALIYTPEEIAAFVRGVKEGLADHLAAG; this comes from the coding sequence ATGACGATGACCGACGAGAGCGTCTACAACGGCATGCCGGCGCGCAATCTCGGGGAACAAGGCTGGGAGCGCCCCTGGAGCGGGCCGAACGGCGGTCAGTGCGTCGAGACCAAGCAACTCGCCGACGGCCGCGTGGCCGTACGGCAGTCCACCGATCCGGCCGGCCCGGCGCTGATCTACACGCCGGAGGAGATCGCCGCGTTCGTCCGCGGCGTCAAGGAGGGGCTGGCCGATCACCTGGCCGCCGGCTGA
- a CDS encoding helix-turn-helix domain-containing protein produces MSEARTGTSAPTVLRMILGRRLQDMRLGAGVSLEDAAKALRVTPLTIRRLEKAEVALKPLYAEKLLQTFGADRQEIDEFVDMAEQANKPGWWHSYRDAVPSWFTAYVSLETGAKTLRTYEPQYVTGLLQTHDYAHAVLRGGFPNDSEEELARRVELRLRRQSLLERADAPTLWVVMDESVLHRVVGGPHVMREQLERLLDASELPHVSLDIVPFSAGAHVGACAPFTYFRFEEPELPDIVYSELLSASVYLDQRADVVSHLEAHNRMALLTSSEDSKTLLNRMRKEYS; encoded by the coding sequence GTGAGCGAAGCCCGTACCGGCACCAGCGCGCCGACGGTCCTGCGGATGATCCTCGGCCGTCGGCTGCAGGACATGCGGCTGGGCGCCGGTGTCTCGCTGGAGGACGCGGCGAAGGCCCTGCGCGTGACCCCCCTGACGATCCGCCGGCTGGAAAAGGCCGAGGTCGCCCTGAAGCCGCTCTACGCGGAGAAGCTCCTGCAGACGTTCGGCGCGGACCGCCAGGAGATCGACGAGTTCGTCGACATGGCCGAGCAGGCCAACAAGCCCGGCTGGTGGCACTCCTACCGCGACGCCGTCCCCAGCTGGTTCACCGCCTACGTCAGCCTGGAGACCGGCGCCAAGACCCTCCGCACGTACGAACCCCAGTACGTCACGGGCCTTCTGCAGACCCACGACTACGCACACGCCGTGCTGCGCGGCGGGTTCCCCAACGACAGCGAGGAGGAACTCGCACGCCGGGTGGAGCTGCGGCTGCGCCGCCAGAGCCTGCTGGAGCGGGCGGACGCCCCCACGCTGTGGGTGGTCATGGACGAATCGGTCCTGCACCGGGTGGTGGGCGGCCCGCACGTGATGCGCGAGCAGCTCGAACGGCTCCTGGACGCCTCCGAACTCCCGCACGTCAGCCTCGACATCGTGCCCTTCAGCGCGGGCGCGCATGTCGGAGCGTGCGCCCCGTTCACCTATTTCCGGTTCGAGGAACCCGAGCTGCCCGACATCGTCTACAGCGAGCTCCTCTCCGCCTCCGTCTACCTTGACCAGCGCGCGGACGTCGTCTCCCATCTCGAGGCACACAACCGCATGGCGCTGCTGACGTCTTCCGAGGACAGCAAGACCCTCTTGAACCGCATGCGTAAGGAGTACTCATGA
- a CDS encoding ATP-binding protein gives MTLSTPSPPAPALAGTVPCREYWFGLPALRSSVRPARDTVRDRLRAWRLPDDTCGDAVLMVSELTTNAVLHTGSGQVLCGLTLTGDERRLRIELHDEGSTPVLPPEHRAGPGEESGRGLFLVQQLADTWGSARSTRAEGKVVWAELTAHP, from the coding sequence GTGACTCTGTCCACGCCCTCCCCTCCGGCTCCGGCCTTAGCCGGGACCGTGCCGTGCCGGGAGTACTGGTTCGGCCTGCCCGCCCTGCGTTCCAGCGTGAGACCCGCCCGCGACACCGTGCGGGACCGGCTCCGCGCGTGGCGGCTGCCCGACGACACCTGCGGCGACGCGGTGCTGATGGTCTCCGAGTTGACCACGAACGCCGTGCTCCACACCGGCAGTGGTCAGGTCCTGTGCGGCCTCACGCTGACCGGCGACGAGCGGCGTCTGCGGATAGAGCTGCACGACGAGGGCAGCACTCCGGTCCTCCCGCCCGAGCACCGCGCCGGCCCCGGCGAGGAGAGTGGGCGAGGGCTGTTCCTCGTCCAGCAACTCGCGGACACCTGGGGCTCCGCACGCTCGACGCGGGCCGAAGGAAAGGTCGTCTGGGCAGAGTTGACGGCCCACCCGTGA
- a CDS encoding TOMM precursor leader peptide-binding protein has product MTDGLLATFPRTHHDGGLLGQALVRRSGAMARPRSEVPLLSDVRLLAADTPDAAATRAPELAAAGGPFLLVVAELDRVVIGPLVRPGTPGCHRCLAARRAGARDDAAEEAALHATYGNRLTGTVSPLLTPIAADLAAQLALNRLSTAATADPTSATTTATTSAATPAATTAAPSTVSTAAPTTAGAEYTVTMLRLSDLEITRHRFLPDPLCPECGGLPDDSPADAAIPRVTRPKPDPTVTRVRNLRAERAVLEARYADDETGVLKGLRARGLHTLPFAEAKVGPPESVDGGYGRALDFRTARVTAIAEALERLGGGRPGGRRTVVHGSHRELAARHPGAVLDPATTGGHEPHRYQEPGFPFQPYHPDLVLPWVWGHSLTREQPVLVPESLVYYRLGRHHPRSARPFVSEISNGCALGGCVEEAALYGLLELAERDAFLLTWYARLPAPALDLHSARDRRIGLLADRILERTGYRVEVFDVTGAERVPCFWAAAVDAQTTSAPGSEPAAPRPRVLCAGGSGLDPERGVFGALHELVTAIEAYRLIYPKRVADAARMREDPEQVRLMDDHALLHCDPIAARRLDFLLAPGGRPPQERRDLRELADHYAWPPHADLRADLDEVVGRFAASGLEAIVVDQTTPVHAASDLSCVKVLVPGLLPMTFGHHLRRISGLDRVLTAPHPLGHTPRRLPEEINPHPHPFP; this is encoded by the coding sequence ATGACTGACGGCCTCCTGGCGACCTTCCCCCGGACGCACCACGACGGCGGCCTGCTCGGCCAGGCGCTCGTCCGCCGGTCCGGCGCGATGGCGCGGCCCCGGAGCGAGGTACCGCTCCTGAGCGACGTGCGGCTCCTGGCCGCCGACACACCCGACGCGGCGGCGACGCGCGCGCCTGAACTGGCCGCCGCCGGTGGGCCGTTCCTGCTCGTCGTCGCGGAACTGGACCGCGTGGTCATCGGCCCGCTGGTCCGCCCCGGCACGCCGGGCTGCCACCGATGCCTCGCCGCCCGCCGCGCCGGGGCACGTGACGACGCCGCCGAAGAGGCGGCCCTGCACGCCACCTACGGCAACCGCCTCACCGGCACGGTCTCGCCCCTGCTCACCCCGATCGCCGCCGACCTCGCCGCGCAACTCGCCCTGAACCGGCTCAGCACCGCGGCGACCGCCGACCCGACCTCAGCCACGACCACCGCGACGACCTCAGCGGCGACCCCGGCCGCGACCACCGCGGCACCCAGCACCGTATCCACCGCTGCACCCACCACCGCCGGCGCCGAGTACACCGTCACCATGCTCCGCCTCAGCGACCTGGAGATCACCCGGCACCGCTTCCTGCCCGACCCCCTCTGCCCCGAGTGCGGCGGCCTGCCCGACGACTCCCCCGCCGACGCCGCGATCCCGCGCGTCACCCGGCCCAAGCCGGACCCGACGGTCACGCGGGTCCGGAACCTGCGCGCGGAGCGGGCCGTACTGGAAGCCCGCTACGCCGACGACGAGACCGGCGTCCTCAAGGGACTGCGGGCCCGCGGACTGCACACGCTGCCGTTCGCCGAGGCCAAGGTCGGCCCGCCCGAGTCGGTCGACGGCGGTTACGGCCGCGCGCTCGACTTCCGCACCGCCCGGGTCACCGCGATCGCCGAGGCACTGGAGCGGCTCGGCGGAGGCCGCCCCGGCGGCCGGCGCACCGTGGTGCACGGCAGCCACCGCGAACTCGCCGCCCGGCACCCCGGCGCCGTACTGGACCCGGCGACCACCGGCGGCCACGAACCCCACCGCTACCAGGAACCCGGTTTCCCCTTCCAGCCCTACCACCCCGACCTCGTGCTGCCGTGGGTCTGGGGCCACTCCCTCACCCGCGAACAGCCGGTCCTGGTCCCCGAGAGCCTGGTGTACTACCGGCTCGGCCGGCATCACCCGCGGTCCGCCCGGCCGTTCGTCTCCGAGATCTCCAACGGCTGCGCGCTCGGCGGCTGCGTCGAGGAGGCCGCGCTGTACGGCCTGCTCGAACTCGCCGAGCGCGACGCGTTCCTGCTCACCTGGTACGCCCGGCTCCCGGCGCCCGCACTCGACCTGCACTCCGCGCGCGACCGGCGGATCGGCCTGCTCGCCGACCGTATCCTCGAGCGCACCGGCTACCGCGTCGAGGTCTTCGACGTGACCGGCGCCGAGCGCGTCCCCTGCTTCTGGGCCGCCGCCGTGGACGCCCAAACGACCTCCGCTCCCGGCAGCGAACCGGCGGCGCCCCGCCCCCGGGTGCTGTGCGCCGGCGGCTCGGGGCTCGATCCCGAACGGGGTGTCTTCGGCGCGCTGCACGAACTGGTCACCGCCATCGAGGCGTACCGGCTGATCTACCCGAAACGCGTGGCCGACGCCGCCCGGATGCGCGAGGACCCCGAGCAGGTCCGCCTGATGGACGACCACGCGCTGCTCCACTGCGACCCGATCGCCGCCCGCCGCCTCGACTTCCTGCTCGCCCCCGGTGGCCGACCGCCCCAGGAGCGCCGCGACCTGCGCGAACTCGCCGACCACTACGCCTGGCCGCCCCACGCCGACCTGCGCGCGGATCTCGACGAGGTGGTGGGCCGGTTCGCCGCGTCCGGCCTCGAAGCGATCGTCGTCGACCAGACCACCCCCGTGCACGCCGCGTCCGACCTCTCCTGCGTCAAGGTCCTCGTGCCCGGCCTGCTCCCGATGACCTTCGGGCACCACCTGCGCCGCATCAGCGGACTCGACCGCGTCCTGACCGCCCCGCACCCCCTCGGCCACACCCCCCGCCGACTCCCCGAGGAGATCAACCCCCACCCTCATCCGTTCCCCTGA
- a CDS encoding thiopeptide maturation pyridine synthase translates to MAAIPPTDEPQWRAAHIAYFGDDTDQLILQAVRPVIERCAGHVASAYVLRHWRRGPHLRLVVQATPAAFAELVEPAVSELIGGYLTTRPSAAPLDEAALLPLHRRLAAAEREPGPLTPFYQDHAITWEEHDRRVDVLGCPVGADELALFYQQTNDLMFEHLEAVAAGLPRETLALRLMLATAHTLCRHPQDPSIRRGFVSFRSHAEGYLSTVGPQVRDAFARRYAANRAVLTDQVRAVVAAFDTAGAEPEGSDTAAGPDQAATLRRWVAAIDPLGSRWTALYEAGEIPEAEIPTDEENGIGGLLTASPLHRAISGSATYKQMMYRDPRFLRYRLMLNYTYLHLSRLGLPGLTRYLLCHLAADAVEEVYGVSALEMVLATAADTPGTPERATAAARTHG, encoded by the coding sequence GTGGCAGCCATCCCGCCGACCGACGAGCCGCAGTGGCGCGCGGCCCACATCGCGTACTTCGGTGACGACACCGACCAGTTGATCCTCCAGGCCGTACGGCCGGTGATCGAGCGCTGCGCCGGTCACGTCGCCTCGGCCTACGTGCTGCGGCACTGGCGCCGCGGTCCCCATCTGCGGCTGGTGGTCCAGGCCACGCCGGCCGCCTTCGCCGAGTTGGTGGAGCCCGCCGTCTCCGAGCTGATCGGCGGATATCTGACCACGCGGCCGTCCGCGGCCCCCCTCGACGAGGCCGCCCTGCTGCCGCTGCACCGCCGCCTCGCCGCGGCCGAACGGGAACCCGGCCCGCTGACCCCCTTCTACCAGGACCACGCGATCACCTGGGAGGAGCACGACCGCCGGGTCGACGTGCTGGGCTGTCCGGTCGGCGCGGACGAGTTGGCGCTCTTCTACCAGCAGACCAACGACCTGATGTTCGAGCACCTGGAGGCCGTCGCCGCGGGCCTGCCGCGCGAGACGCTGGCCCTGCGCCTGATGCTCGCCACCGCGCACACGCTCTGCCGGCACCCGCAGGACCCCTCGATCCGCCGCGGGTTCGTCTCCTTCCGCTCGCACGCCGAGGGCTACCTGAGCACGGTCGGCCCCCAGGTGCGGGACGCCTTCGCGCGGCGGTACGCGGCCAACCGCGCGGTGCTCACCGACCAGGTGCGTGCCGTGGTCGCGGCCTTCGACACCGCCGGGGCCGAACCCGAGGGGTCGGACACCGCGGCCGGGCCGGACCAGGCGGCAACGCTGCGGCGCTGGGTGGCCGCGATCGACCCGCTGGGCAGCCGCTGGACCGCGCTGTACGAGGCCGGCGAGATCCCCGAGGCGGAGATCCCGACCGACGAGGAGAACGGCATCGGCGGACTGCTCACGGCCAGCCCGCTGCACCGGGCGATCAGCGGCAGCGCCACGTACAAGCAGATGATGTACCGGGACCCGCGCTTCCTGCGCTACCGCCTGATGCTCAACTACACCTATCTCCACCTCTCCCGTCTCGGGCTGCCCGGCCTGACCCGCTACCTGCTCTGCCACCTCGCGGCCGACGCGGTGGAGGAGGTCTACGGGGTCAGCGCGCTCGAAATGGTGCTGGCCACCGCGGCGGACACCCCCGGTACGCCGGAGCGCGCCACCGCAGCGGCGCGGACGCACGGATGA
- a CDS encoding lantibiotic dehydratase C-terminal domain-containing protein, producing the protein MLTRPPGGVPDPNPEPQPEPAPAPDPQPDDRWVSAHVFTGHPLDLVVRALLPEAVAELRRRGLADRFFFLRHWQGGPHLRLRVRLTTPAAEPAVRTTLDAHAAAFFRARPPSPAMTESQYQALAGQLAAHEPESEPGTLAPHDSLSFHPYRPEHGKYGRGDALRAVEDAFATCSELAVAAVLAEWGPARRAAHCFALLTGSLDAGVAPGRPAPDLPARYGDRRAALLTVARAARAVRAQAPAEATGQAGADPVHQWLASCRNAQRRSALPDRLAGHLTHLACNRLDVRLGQEATLRGLALLAVAELTGADGPARRDGAEPP; encoded by the coding sequence ATGCTGACCCGCCCGCCCGGAGGCGTACCGGACCCGAATCCGGAGCCTCAGCCGGAGCCCGCCCCGGCACCGGACCCGCAACCCGACGACCGCTGGGTCAGCGCCCACGTGTTCACCGGGCATCCGCTCGACCTGGTGGTGCGCGCGCTGCTCCCCGAGGCCGTCGCGGAGTTGCGCCGACGCGGCCTGGCCGACCGCTTCTTCTTCCTCCGCCACTGGCAGGGCGGTCCGCACCTGCGCCTGCGGGTACGCCTCACCACGCCGGCGGCAGAGCCCGCGGTACGCACGACGCTGGACGCGCACGCCGCCGCGTTCTTCCGCGCCCGGCCGCCGTCACCGGCCATGACGGAGAGCCAATACCAGGCGCTGGCAGGTCAGTTGGCTGCCCACGAGCCGGAGAGCGAACCCGGCACCCTGGCTCCTCACGACAGCCTCTCCTTCCACCCCTACCGGCCGGAGCACGGCAAGTACGGCCGGGGTGACGCGCTGCGGGCCGTCGAGGACGCGTTCGCCACCTGCAGCGAACTGGCCGTCGCCGCGGTCCTGGCCGAGTGGGGCCCGGCACGGCGGGCGGCGCACTGCTTCGCCCTGCTGACCGGCAGCCTGGACGCGGGTGTTGCGCCGGGCCGGCCGGCACCGGACCTGCCGGCCCGGTACGGCGACCGGCGGGCCGCCCTGCTCACCGTCGCCCGAGCAGCCCGCGCGGTCCGCGCGCAGGCACCGGCGGAAGCCACCGGCCAGGCCGGCGCCGACCCGGTGCACCAGTGGCTCGCGTCCTGCCGGAACGCGCAGCGGCGGTCCGCCCTCCCCGACCGGCTGGCCGGCCATCTGACCCACCTGGCCTGCAACCGCCTCGACGTGCGGCTCGGCCAGGAGGCGACCCTGCGCGGCCTGGCGCTGCTGGCCGTAGCGGAGTTGACGGGCGCCGACGGCCCCGCGCGCCGCGACGGCGCCGAACCACCGTAA
- a CDS encoding lantibiotic dehydratase — protein sequence MSRNTPPSTDRPALTTPAPAPVPAPADQTVGVRIAGLPTTALDASRIPRSTELGMRVASLDQRLTVDAARLSDALYALIGTEPARPFKARLVGLRRAVHQGARIGSLLDAAAPPDVLGAALAERLHHHADLRRTRAELFTELSSVLPVETRSAAAALAALVQDPAFATGLDYASPDLYEDLLRWGERGTPERRPLDGAAVRLAKYAGRAMAKPSPLTTFAAVGFGRWEVDAGAGVRLESSVRAEVAEAGLLPLSRIAAALAHVPELGAAVRLRVNPSATPVSSPEGERWLFTAPGPSGEVRALPATPALAAILAAVHEEPSPVRLRALLGAPGPGGTTTGAADSPGSAADAVIARLVRLGLLEVRLGPPDQELDAASLDDWLGSHLPAPRHRDRLTPLLDDLRAIRDGIDAARAAAPGSHRDLAAALRRHTTAAARRLQLIGPNEQLDRGPVYFHHTVTVGTAAVLDPASWRPALADLARIPALLAPFDTLAPPRDALRQRALTAYGPGFRQPFTRFLQDFGAWWAAPGTHAPSERDVQRQDELRQLLAGTPPAHDGTVRLAPQAVSELCGAWPDPDTSGDHHAYYVQTLPDGPTAGLGLVLNTVTCGHGTGRTRIARLLDAAAGAAEPEEVEPGVADPDAAEPDTGRPEAAHEGLPGDCPAGTPLHVEFDAVFGSALNQRAAATRYAIDLDGATSHRPPERLIRPADLDVVHDPRTRRLHLLHRATGRVVRPLHLGLLATPLLPLPARLLAEAFGQTSYAFWSDWPQLWQLLPPERTAPPGTDPGAAPGAGCTRMPRLALGAVVLRRATWFVDRGRAPARAAGEPDAAYLVRVHAWRAALGLPPRCFLRTLTPRPADGFTGPALHDKDRKPVYVDFAHAHLLRVFERAAATGRPLLLTEALPDLHDAPAHRDGRRYATEFLIELPAAPLPMPDRQARTC from the coding sequence ATGAGCCGGAACACGCCGCCTTCGACCGATCGCCCCGCGCTCACCACTCCTGCGCCCGCCCCCGTTCCGGCCCCGGCCGACCAGACCGTGGGAGTGCGGATCGCCGGGCTGCCGACCACCGCGCTCGACGCCTCCCGCATCCCGCGCAGCACCGAACTCGGCATGCGCGTCGCGTCGTTGGACCAGCGGCTGACCGTCGACGCGGCCCGGCTGAGCGATGCGCTGTACGCCCTGATCGGCACCGAGCCGGCCCGCCCCTTCAAGGCCCGGCTGGTGGGCCTGCGCCGCGCCGTGCACCAAGGCGCCCGTATCGGCTCGCTGTTGGACGCGGCGGCCCCGCCGGACGTACTCGGCGCCGCGCTCGCCGAGCGCCTCCACCACCACGCCGATCTGCGTCGGACCCGGGCGGAGCTCTTCACCGAACTGAGCAGCGTCCTACCGGTCGAGACCCGGTCGGCGGCGGCCGCCCTCGCCGCGCTCGTCCAGGACCCGGCGTTCGCCACCGGTCTCGACTACGCCAGTCCCGACCTCTACGAGGACCTGCTGCGCTGGGGCGAGCGCGGCACGCCCGAACGGCGGCCGCTGGACGGGGCGGCCGTGCGGCTGGCCAAGTACGCGGGCCGTGCGATGGCCAAACCCAGCCCGTTGACCACCTTCGCGGCAGTCGGCTTCGGCCGCTGGGAGGTGGACGCCGGCGCCGGTGTGCGGCTGGAGAGCTCCGTCCGGGCCGAGGTGGCCGAGGCGGGTCTGCTGCCGCTGTCCCGGATCGCCGCCGCGCTCGCCCACGTGCCGGAACTGGGCGCTGCCGTGCGGCTGCGCGTCAACCCGTCGGCCACACCGGTGTCTTCCCCCGAGGGTGAGCGGTGGCTGTTCACCGCGCCGGGCCCGTCCGGCGAGGTACGCGCCCTGCCCGCCACACCCGCGCTGGCCGCGATCCTGGCGGCGGTCCACGAGGAGCCCAGCCCCGTACGGCTGCGCGCCCTGCTCGGCGCGCCCGGCCCGGGGGGCACCACGACCGGCGCCGCCGACTCCCCCGGCTCCGCCGCCGACGCCGTCATCGCCCGGCTGGTCCGGCTCGGCCTGCTGGAGGTCCGGCTCGGGCCGCCCGACCAGGAGCTCGACGCCGCCTCGCTGGACGACTGGCTCGGCAGCCACCTGCCCGCACCGCGGCACCGCGACCGCCTCACCCCTCTGCTCGACGACCTGCGCGCCATCCGCGACGGGATCGACGCCGCCCGGGCCGCCGCGCCCGGCTCCCACCGGGACCTCGCCGCCGCCCTGCGCCGGCACACCACGGCCGCCGCCCGACGCCTCCAACTGATCGGCCCGAACGAACAGCTGGACCGAGGCCCGGTGTACTTCCACCACACCGTCACGGTCGGCACGGCCGCCGTGCTCGACCCGGCCTCCTGGCGGCCGGCGCTCGCCGACCTGGCACGGATACCCGCGCTGCTCGCCCCGTTCGACACCCTCGCACCGCCGCGCGACGCACTCCGGCAGCGCGCCCTGACCGCGTACGGCCCGGGTTTCCGGCAGCCCTTCACCCGCTTCCTCCAGGACTTCGGCGCCTGGTGGGCCGCACCCGGGACACACGCTCCGAGCGAGCGCGACGTTCAACGGCAGGACGAGCTGCGCCAGTTGCTCGCCGGCACTCCGCCCGCGCACGACGGCACCGTCCGCCTCGCGCCCCAGGCCGTCAGCGAACTCTGCGGCGCCTGGCCCGACCCGGACACCTCCGGCGACCACCACGCCTACTACGTCCAGACCCTGCCCGACGGCCCGACCGCCGGGCTCGGCCTGGTGCTCAACACGGTCACCTGCGGGCATGGGACCGGCCGGACCCGGATCGCCCGCCTGCTCGACGCGGCGGCCGGAGCGGCCGAACCCGAGGAGGTCGAACCCGGGGTCGCCGATCCCGACGCAGCCGAACCCGACACCGGCCGGCCCGAGGCAGCCCACGAGGGGCTTCCCGGCGACTGTCCCGCGGGCACCCCGCTGCACGTCGAGTTCGACGCCGTCTTCGGCAGTGCCCTCAACCAGCGGGCGGCGGCCACCCGTTACGCGATCGACCTGGACGGCGCCACCTCGCACCGGCCCCCCGAGCGGTTGATCCGCCCCGCCGACCTGGACGTCGTGCACGACCCGCGCACCCGCCGCCTCCACCTGCTCCACCGCGCCACCGGCCGCGTCGTACGGCCGCTGCACCTGGGCCTGCTCGCCACGCCACTGCTCCCACTGCCGGCCCGGTTGCTGGCGGAGGCGTTCGGTCAGACCTCCTACGCCTTCTGGTCGGACTGGCCGCAGTTGTGGCAACTGCTCCCGCCGGAGCGGACCGCGCCACCGGGTACGGACCCGGGGGCGGCGCCCGGCGCGGGCTGCACGAGGATGCCCCGGCTCGCCCTGGGGGCCGTGGTGCTGCGCCGGGCGACCTGGTTCGTCGACCGCGGGCGGGCGCCGGCCCGCGCCGCCGGGGAGCCGGACGCCGCCTACCTGGTCCGCGTGCACGCCTGGCGGGCCGCGCTCGGCCTGCCGCCGCGCTGCTTCCTGCGCACCCTCACCCCACGCCCCGCCGACGGCTTCACCGGCCCCGCGCTGCACGACAAGGACCGCAAGCCGGTGTACGTCGACTTCGCGCACGCCCATCTGCTCCGCGTCTTCGAGCGGGCGGCCGCCACCGGCCGGCCGCTGCTGCTCACCGAGGCCCTGCCCGACCTCCACGACGCACCGGCCCACCGGGACGGCCGCCGGTACGCGACCGAGTTCCTGATCGAACTGCCCGCCGCCCCGCTCCCGATGCCGGACCGGCAGGCGCGGACATGCTGA
- a CDS encoding thiomuracin/GE37468 family thiazolyl RiPP peptide, translating to MNENSNGSPSLAAAVADLALDLDLDSLAGDEHSQSLTAGHGMTEASASFCCAPPPNCCNCSCS from the coding sequence ATGAACGAGAACAGCAACGGCTCACCCTCGCTTGCTGCGGCGGTCGCCGACCTCGCGCTGGACCTCGACTTGGACTCGCTGGCCGGGGACGAGCACAGCCAGTCGCTCACGGCGGGTCACGGTATGACGGAGGCGAGTGCGTCCTTCTGCTGCGCTCCGCCGCCGAACTGCTGTAACTGCAGCTGTTCGTGA
- a CDS encoding PadR family transcriptional regulator: MLELAILGFLYEQPLHGYELKNRVAQLTGHVRPIADGTLYPAIKRLERAGWIQRRTEPGSRAAPRHTLTLTDSGQEELLRRLREADGADISDENRWFTVLAFLRHLSSPGEQAAVLHRRKAFLGRPSSFFYEEGRPQRAEEFDDPFRRGVLTIARATSRAEQRWLDATLEELEAREQG, encoded by the coding sequence ATGCTGGAACTGGCCATCCTGGGCTTCCTCTACGAGCAGCCGCTGCACGGCTACGAGCTCAAGAACCGCGTCGCCCAGCTCACCGGGCACGTACGGCCCATCGCCGACGGCACCCTCTACCCGGCGATCAAGCGGCTCGAACGGGCCGGCTGGATCCAGCGCCGCACCGAACCCGGCAGCAGGGCCGCGCCGCGCCACACCCTCACGCTGACCGACTCGGGCCAGGAGGAACTGCTGCGAAGGCTGCGCGAGGCCGACGGCGCCGACATCAGCGACGAGAACCGCTGGTTCACCGTGCTCGCATTCCTGCGGCATCTGAGCAGCCCCGGCGAGCAGGCAGCCGTGCTGCACCGGCGGAAGGCGTTCCTCGGCCGGCCGTCCAGCTTCTTCTACGAGGAAGGGCGGCCGCAGCGGGCCGAGGAGTTCGACGACCCCTTCCGGCGGGGCGTCCTGACGATCGCCCGGGCGACCTCCCGGGCCGAACAGCGCTGGCTCGACGCGACACTGGAAGAGCTGGAGGCGCGGGAGCAGGGCTGA
- a CDS encoding alpha/beta fold hydrolase — MHAAPVTADGAHIRWVEIHGAAAPARVYLHGLGASSGPYFTAAATHPALAGHRSLLVDLLGFGISDRPTAFGYTLQEHADALAAALTAAGVQGADVIAHSMGGAVAIVLATRHPDLVGRLVLVDANLDPVVPTRHLPGSSGIATYSEEEFLAGGWEEVGIRVGPHWWSTMRLAGREALHRSAVQLARGGTPIMREQLLALEIPRTYLHPAGDTQPAGAAELTAAGVSVVPVPDSGHNVMLDNPEAFAELTARALARGRAADSAGGDIGRDIGRAVPCGLTRP; from the coding sequence ATGCACGCTGCCCCCGTGACGGCCGACGGAGCACACATCCGCTGGGTGGAGATCCACGGAGCCGCCGCGCCGGCTCGCGTCTACCTGCACGGGCTGGGCGCGTCGTCCGGTCCGTACTTCACCGCGGCCGCCACGCACCCCGCCCTGGCCGGGCACCGCTCGCTCCTGGTCGACCTCCTCGGGTTCGGGATCAGCGACCGTCCCACGGCCTTCGGCTACACCCTGCAGGAGCACGCCGACGCCCTCGCCGCGGCGCTGACGGCCGCCGGTGTCCAGGGCGCGGACGTGATCGCGCACAGCATGGGCGGCGCCGTCGCCATCGTGCTCGCCACCCGCCATCCCGACCTGGTCGGGCGGCTGGTGCTGGTGGACGCCAACCTCGACCCGGTCGTCCCCACCCGGCACCTCCCCGGCAGCAGCGGCATCGCCACCTACTCCGAGGAGGAGTTCCTCGCCGGCGGATGGGAGGAGGTCGGCATCCGGGTCGGCCCCCACTGGTGGTCCACCATGCGGCTGGCGGGCCGTGAGGCGCTCCACCGCAGCGCCGTGCAGCTGGCAAGGGGCGGCACGCCGATCATGCGCGAGCAGCTGCTCGCCCTGGAGATCCCGCGTACCTACCTGCACCCCGCAGGCGACACGCAGCCGGCCGGCGCGGCCGAGCTCACCGCGGCCGGCGTGTCGGTCGTGCCCGTCCCGGACTCGGGGCACAACGTGATGCTGGACAACCCGGAGGCGTTCGCGGAACTCACCGCGCGCGCACTGGCCCGCGGCCGGGCGGCCGACTCCGCCGGCGGGGACATTGGCCGGGACATTGGCCGGGCGGTGCCGTGCGGGCTCACTCGTCCATGA